Sequence from the Natronomonas marina genome:
GCGAGGTTGACCGGTTCGTGGTCGACGGTGGCCTCGGACTGCCTGGCGAGTTCGAGGACGTCCTCGGTGATGTCGTCCATGCGGTCGATGGCCTCCTGCATGCGGTCGTAGTCCGGCGACTCACCCGACTTCCGGACCTTCTCGAGTTCCGCGTCGGCGACCGACAGGGGGTTCCGCAGGTCGTGGGAGACGATGCTGGCGAAGCGGTCGAGCTTCTCGTTTTGTCGCTCGAGTTCTCGGGTTCGTTCCTGAAGCGTCTGCTGACGGCGGCGCTGTTCGGTCACGTCGTGGATCAGGACGACCCGACCGATGGGCTGGTCGCGGCCGTCGTACACTGCAGAGGTGTCGACGTCGTAGTAGCGGCGCTCGCCCTCTCTGACGACGGTAACGGTCTCGTCGCCACCGACCCCGTCGTCGGTCTCGACCAGGGCGGCCGACGCCTCCGTCAGTTCCTGGATGGTCCGGCCGATGGCCTCGTCGGGAGCAATACCGAAAAGTCCCGCACCGGCCTCGTTGGCGTCGAGAACTCGACTCTCGGTGTCGACGACCAGATAGCCGCTGTCGATGTGCTCGATGGCGGTGCTGCGGGCGACGGGGACGACGTCGAGCAGGCGGAACCAGTAGAACTGCGCGAAGAAGGCGACGGCGGTGACGGTGAAGCCGAACGCCGTCAGGTCGATGGGCGAGAAGCCGGCGAGGTAGATGCCGTTCATCGCCCACGGAACCGCCAGCGCGACGATGAGCCCGCCGGTCTGTCGCCGGTAGGTCCCGGTCCGCTGGAGGAACTCCGAGACGTACATACCCATCGCACCGAGCAACAGGACGTACGAGTAGACGGCGTTGACGAAGAACCACGGGCCGTACTGGACGTCGATGACGGTCGCCGAGCCGACCCGTGCGGTCTCGAACCCGGCGTAGACCAGTCCGTCCAGCAAGCCGCTCGTCACGAAGTAATCGCCCCACGCCAGCACGTTCGTGGCTGCCAGGATCATCCCCAGGCCGGCGATCGATCCCCGAGAGAGCCACTTGCTGCGACCGGTGTACTCCAGGGCGTGCAACAGGACGGCGAGCACGACGAGCGTCGACCCGAGGAACCTGACGTTGTGCCAGAGCAACTTCGAGGCCGGGTCGGTCACGGCGAGCTTGACGGCGTCGGCGCCCGCCCAGATGAACGTGGCCACCAGAATAGCGAGCAGCTGCGTCGCCGTCCGCTTGTTCTGGTTTCCGTACACGGCCGCCGCCAGCACCGCCGACACGACGGCCGCGAGCGCCAGCGGTACGACGTACATCGAGAACTGAAGTGGCATGGGCTATTCCGTGCTGAACCCCACCGGTAATAAAACCAACCCCAGGCAAAAGCGGAGTTTCAAGACTTCTGCGCCCTATTTACGAGACACGAATGTATAAAAAACACTGGACATACCTGGTCGGCATCGGTGTGGCATCTTTTCACATGGGAAAATAATTTTTCGAATCACAAACCCAAATCACCACGAACCCGAAACCATTATGGCCGTCACGCCCCCACCAATTGGTAGACACGACTATGGCTACACTCGAAATCAGTGACCTACACGCGGAAGTCGCCGAGGAGGGCGGCGAAACCATCCTCCAGGGCGTAAACCTCGAGGTCAGTTCCGGCGAGATTCACGCTCTGATGGGTCCGAACGGCTCCGGGAAGTCCACGATGGCGAAGGTAATCGCCGGCCACCCGGCCTACGAGGTGACCGGGGGCGACGTCCTGCTCCACATCGACCCCGACGAGTTCGAGGGCGTCGACATCGACGACGACCAGACGACGTGGGACCTGCTGGAACTGGAGCCCAACGAACGGGCGGCGCTGGGCATCTTCCTCGGCTTCCAGTATCCCGCCGAAATCGAGGGCGTTACGATGGTGAACTTCCTGCGGACGGCGCTCAACGCCAAACTCGAGGAGCGCGAGGAGCTCTTCGAGGACGAGGACGAAGAGACCGCCGACGGAGGGGACACCAACGAGGACGCCGCCGGATACGACACCTCCCCGATGGAGGGCCCCGCCGACGAGGGCGACGTCGGCGTCGCCGAGTTCCAGGAGATCCTCGCCGAGAAGATGGAACTGCTCGACATGGACGAGAAGTTCGCCCAGCGGTACCTCAACGCCGGCTTCTCCGGCGGCGAGAAGAAGCAGAACGAGGTGCTGCAGGCGGCCATCCTCGAACCGTCCATTGCGGTGCTGGACGAAATCGACTCGGGGCTGGACATCGACCGCCTCCAGGACGTCTCGAAGGGAATCAACGCCCTCCGTGACGAGCAGGGGTCGGGCGTCCTCCAGATCACGCACTACCAGCGGATCCTCGACTACGTCGAGCCTGACCACGTCCATGTGATGATCGATGGCGAGATCGCAAAGAGCGGCGGCCCGGAGCTCGCAGAACAGCTCGAGGACAAGGGCTACGACTGGGTCCGCGAGGAAGTCTACGAGGCCGCGTAACCGTATTCGGTTACGCACAAGATAATAAGCATACAAACGTAACTTACAACCATGAGTTCAGAGGACCTACAGGACACCGACACCGAAGCCCGATTCGAGTTCAAGAAGAAGGAAAGCTCCGCGTTCCAGGCCGAGAAGGGGCTCACCGAGGAGACCATCCGGGTCATCTCGGAGGACAAGGACGAACCCGAGTGGATGCTCCAGCGGCGTCTCCGCGCCTTAGAGCAGTTCCAGGAGATGCCGATGCCGGACGACTGGCCCGGCGCGCCCGACCTCTCGGAGGTCGACGTCGACGAGATCGTCCCCTACATCCGGCCGGACATCGAGACCCGCGGCGGCGCCGAAAACTGGGAGGACCTCCCCGAGGAGATTCAGGACACCTTCGACAAACTGGGCATCCCCGAGGCCGAGAAGAACGCCCTCTCGGGCGTCGGCGCCCAGTACGAGTCGGAGATCGTCTACCAGAACATGAAGGAACAGTGGGAGGAGAAGGGCGTCATCTTCTGTGACATGGACAAGGCCGTCCAGGAACACGAGGAACTCGTCCGCGAGTACTTCATGACGAAGGCGGTCCCCCCGAGCGACAACAAGTTCGCGGCGCTGCACGGCGCCATCTGGTCGGGCGGGTCGTTCGTCTACGTCCCCGAGGACACGACGGTCAACATGCCCGTCCAGGCGTACTTCCGGATGAACAGCGACGGGATGGGCCAGTTCGAGCACACGCTCATCATCGCCGAGCCGAACTCGGAGGTTCACTACATCGAGGGCTGTTCGGCGCCGAAGTACTCGGCGTTCAACCTCCACTCCGGCGGCGTCGAGGTGTTCGTCAAGGAGGGCGCCCACGTCCAGTACTCGACCGTCCAGAACTGGTCGAAGAACACCTACAACCTCAACACCAAGCGCGCCATCGCCGAGGCCGACGCTACGATGGAGTGGGTCTCCGGCTCGATGGGGTCGAAGGCGACGATGCTGTACCCCTCGACCATCCTGAAGGGCCCCGGTGCGACCGACAACCACATCACCATCGCCTTCGCCGGCGAGGGCCAGGACATCGACACCGGCGCGAAGGTCTACCACAACGCGCCGAACACGAAGTCCACCATCGAGTCCAAGTCCATCGCCAAGGACGGCGGCCGGACCAACTACCGCGGCCTCGTCCACATCGCCGACGGCGCTACTGACTCCTCGACGGCCGTCGAGTGTGACGCCCTGATGTTCGACAACGAGTCGACCTCCGACACCATGCCGTACATGGAGATCGAGGAGTCGAAGGTCGACGTCGCCCACGAGGCGACCGTCGGCAAGATCGGCGACGAGGACGTCTTCTACCTCCAGTCGCGGGGGCTGGACGACGACGACGCAAAGCAGATGATCGTCTCGGGCTTCATCGAGCCGATCACGGAGGAGTTGCCCATCGAGTACGCCGTGGAACTGAACCGCCTCATCGAGCTCGAGATGGAGGGCTCGCTCGGATAACATGAGCACGCAGGTACACGCCGCGATCGACGAAGCCACCGTCCGCCAGATCAGCGACGACCTCGACGAGCCCGAGTGGCTGCTGGAGACCCGCCTCGAGGCGCTTTCGGCGCTCGACGACGTCGACTTCCCGGACGTCATCAAGACGCCCGGCCGGAAGTGGACTGACCTCGAGGGGCTCGACTACGACGCCCTGGTCGACCCGCTGTCGGCCGCCGAGTCCAAGGACCAGGTCGGGCCGGCCGACGCCGAGGTCCTGCCGTTCGCCGAGGCCGTCGCCGAACACGAGGAGTTGCTCCGCGAGCACTTCGGCAGCGTCGTCGCCCCCGAGACCAACTACCTGACGGCGCTGTCGACGGCGCTCTTCACGACCGGGACGGTCGTCTACGTTCCCGAGGGCGTCGACGCCGAGGACGTCACCGTCCGCACGGAGATGAACTCCCGGTCGCTGTTCAACTACACCCTGGTCGTCGCCGAGGAGTCCTCGTCGGTGACCATCCTCGAACGGCAGGAGACGGGCGAGGACAGCGTTGCGCCGACGGCGCAACGAGATGAAGGCGGCGAAGCCGCCGGAATGGACGGCGACCGCTACTACAGCGGCATCACCGAAATCGTCGCCGGCGAGAACAGCTACGTCCAGTTCGGCAACCTCCAGGACGTCGACGAGTCCACGTACGTCTACAGTCGCCGCGAGGCCGCCGTCGACACCTACGGGACGGTCAACTGGATCGAGTGCAATCTCGGCTCGCGGCTGACGAAGTCCTCCGTCGAGAGCCACCTCGACGGCGACTCCTCGGAGACGAAAATCGTCGGCGCCTTCTACGGCCACGACGACCAGCACTTCGACGTGAACGCCCGCGTGTGGCACAACGCCGAGCACACCACGGCCGACCTCGTCACCCGGGGCGTGGTCGACGACCACGCCCGCTCGGTCTACGAGGGCGTCCAGCACGTCGGCCGCGAGGCGTGGGACACGAACTCCTACCAGCGGGAGAACACGCTAATGCTGAGCGACGAGAGCGAGGCCGACGCCGCGCCGAAGCTCATCATCAACAACCACGACACCGAGGCGTCTCACAGCGCCACCGTCGGGCAGGTCAGCGCCGAGGACATGTTCTACATGACCTCCCGTGCCGTCGACGAGCGGACCGCCAGGAACATGCTCGTCGAGGGGTTCTACGTCCCCGTCTTCGAGGAGATCGAGGTCGAGGAACTCCGCGATGACCTCCGGAGCCGCATCCAGGACCGCCTGCAGGCACGGGCTTGACATCCTCCCACGGCTAAAGCCGTGGGATTCCCACGTTGGGATATTAGGGTCTACGGGGCAACCTGTTCTTGTGGGCGTACTCTGCCCGTGGATTTGTCGAACAGGCGTACCGATGGCTGTGCCAAGCAGCCGTTACTCCTATCCTGTGACGGACTCGGAGTTACCGTCGCTCGCATATTCTCTGCCGCATTCAGGTCACTGTTGGCGACTAACTCGCAGTTCTCACAGACGTACAACCCACGCTCAACACGGTTTGAACCCGCTTTCATCCCACACTCACAGCACGTTATCGACGTGGCCAACTCGTACTCATCGACCCGTTCAACCGCGATGCCACGCTCTTGGGCCTTGTATTCGATGTGACTAAGCAGGGTTTCAAACGCCCAGTCGTGCAGGCGTTTGTTCCCGTGTCGTCCCCAGTCTTTGTCGTCACGGATGTTTTTCGGATGGCCGACTGCTATCGTCCCAACACCACGATCGGCACACTGCTCTACAATGTCTTTCGAGAGCGCGTGCAGGAAATGCTCCTGTCGCCGGGATTTGTTTTGTCTGGCCCACTCTGCGTGGTTGCTGGGGCCGTTCTCACCTTCCGTGTCGTATTCCTGCTGTCGGAAGTAGTGGGCGTCCTCGTTCAGGGCGTTTCCGGGATACAACAGTGTTTCGTCACCGACAGAGACGGCCGCCGTGTTGCAGATGCCAAGGTCAACACCTGCTGTCTTCTCACCAGGCGTCTCAGGCGTCTCAGGCGTCTCAATCCGCATCTTGCAGACGAAGTGCAGTTCCCACTGATCGCCAGTCCAGACAGCACGTACCGTTTGGACGGTTTCAACAGCGTCGAGCGTCTGCTCGTCTGCCTGGAGTGTGTATTCGCAGAGGATGTAGTCAGCGGCGTACCGCGACTCTTTCTGGTTCGTCCCTTTCGAGAGCCGGACACGGTTGTACTGGGTGTCGAGTTTGAAGCCCTGATTTTTCCACGTCACCGTCGAGCGTGGGTGGTCG
This genomic interval carries:
- a CDS encoding ABC transporter ATP-binding protein, with translation MATLEISDLHAEVAEEGGETILQGVNLEVSSGEIHALMGPNGSGKSTMAKVIAGHPAYEVTGGDVLLHIDPDEFEGVDIDDDQTTWDLLELEPNERAALGIFLGFQYPAEIEGVTMVNFLRTALNAKLEEREELFEDEDEETADGGDTNEDAAGYDTSPMEGPADEGDVGVAEFQEILAEKMELLDMDEKFAQRYLNAGFSGGEKKQNEVLQAAILEPSIAVLDEIDSGLDIDRLQDVSKGINALRDEQGSGVLQITHYQRILDYVEPDHVHVMIDGEIAKSGGPELAEQLEDKGYDWVREEVYEAA
- a CDS encoding RNA-guided endonuclease InsQ/TnpB family protein — encoded protein: MLNRVVTRTLKASIHNHSQVRDDLDSHGFAASKLWNVGRWTISRIWDAIGHIPDADELCLYLKSHERYADLHSQSSQRVLQELGEAFVSWYEQNDPDANPPGYRKHGDDHPRSTVTWKNQGFKLDTQYNRVRLSKGTNQKESRYAADYILCEYTLQADEQTLDAVETVQTVRAVWTGDQWELHFVCKMRIETPETPETPGEKTAGVDLGICNTAAVSVGDETLLYPGNALNEDAHYFRQQEYDTEGENGPSNHAEWARQNKSRRQEHFLHALSKDIVEQCADRGVGTIAVGHPKNIRDDKDWGRHGNKRLHDWAFETLLSHIEYKAQERGIAVERVDEYELATSITCCECGMKAGSNRVERGLYVCENCELVANSDLNAAENMRATVTPSPSQDRSNGCLAQPSVRLFDKSTGRVRPQEQVAP
- the sufD gene encoding Fe-S cluster assembly protein SufD, yielding MSTQVHAAIDEATVRQISDDLDEPEWLLETRLEALSALDDVDFPDVIKTPGRKWTDLEGLDYDALVDPLSAAESKDQVGPADAEVLPFAEAVAEHEELLREHFGSVVAPETNYLTALSTALFTTGTVVYVPEGVDAEDVTVRTEMNSRSLFNYTLVVAEESSSVTILERQETGEDSVAPTAQRDEGGEAAGMDGDRYYSGITEIVAGENSYVQFGNLQDVDESTYVYSRREAAVDTYGTVNWIECNLGSRLTKSSVESHLDGDSSETKIVGAFYGHDDQHFDVNARVWHNAEHTTADLVTRGVVDDHARSVYEGVQHVGREAWDTNSYQRENTLMLSDESEADAAPKLIINNHDTEASHSATVGQVSAEDMFYMTSRAVDERTARNMLVEGFYVPVFEEIEVEELRDDLRSRIQDRLQARA
- a CDS encoding histidine kinase N-terminal 7TM domain-containing protein is translated as MPLQFSMYVVPLALAAVVSAVLAAAVYGNQNKRTATQLLAILVATFIWAGADAVKLAVTDPASKLLWHNVRFLGSTLVVLAVLLHALEYTGRSKWLSRGSIAGLGMILAATNVLAWGDYFVTSGLLDGLVYAGFETARVGSATVIDVQYGPWFFVNAVYSYVLLLGAMGMYVSEFLQRTGTYRRQTGGLIVALAVPWAMNGIYLAGFSPIDLTAFGFTVTAVAFFAQFYWFRLLDVVPVARSTAIEHIDSGYLVVDTESRVLDANEAGAGLFGIAPDEAIGRTIQELTEASAALVETDDGVGGDETVTVVREGERRYYDVDTSAVYDGRDQPIGRVVLIHDVTEQRRRQQTLQERTRELERQNEKLDRFASIVSHDLRNPLSVADAELEKVRKSGESPDYDRMQEAIDRMDDITEDVLELARQSEATVDHEPVNLARLCDRAWDTVDTGRTVRADPGRLRQALENLFQNAVEHGPRGVTVRVGDLTEGFYVEDDGPGIPPHLREEVFDHGFTSTDHATGLGLAIVSRTADAHGWDVEIGKSQAGGAKFQFTGVEEADTDVDGLSGDSGELVKIGGFVFGEGTADDEAPRPASR
- the sufB gene encoding Fe-S cluster assembly protein SufB produces the protein MSSEDLQDTDTEARFEFKKKESSAFQAEKGLTEETIRVISEDKDEPEWMLQRRLRALEQFQEMPMPDDWPGAPDLSEVDVDEIVPYIRPDIETRGGAENWEDLPEEIQDTFDKLGIPEAEKNALSGVGAQYESEIVYQNMKEQWEEKGVIFCDMDKAVQEHEELVREYFMTKAVPPSDNKFAALHGAIWSGGSFVYVPEDTTVNMPVQAYFRMNSDGMGQFEHTLIIAEPNSEVHYIEGCSAPKYSAFNLHSGGVEVFVKEGAHVQYSTVQNWSKNTYNLNTKRAIAEADATMEWVSGSMGSKATMLYPSTILKGPGATDNHITIAFAGEGQDIDTGAKVYHNAPNTKSTIESKSIAKDGGRTNYRGLVHIADGATDSSTAVECDALMFDNESTSDTMPYMEIEESKVDVAHEATVGKIGDEDVFYLQSRGLDDDDAKQMIVSGFIEPITEELPIEYAVELNRLIELEMEGSLG